One genomic region from Pogona vitticeps strain Pit_001003342236 chromosome 12, PviZW2.1, whole genome shotgun sequence encodes:
- the LINGO1 gene encoding leucine-rich repeat and immunoglobulin-like domain-containing nogo receptor-interacting protein 1 isoform X2: protein MVKDRMVVGDLSMYSPILACWQPILILMLGSILSGSATGCPPRCDCSAQERSVLCHRKRFLTVPEGIPTETKLLDLGKNRIKTLNQDEFANYPHLEELELNENIISAIEPGAFNNLFNLRTLGLRSNRLKLIPLGVFTGLSNLTKLDISENKIVILLDYMFQDLYNLKSLEVGDNDLVYISHRAFSGLNSLEQLTLEKCNLTTIPTEALSHLHGLIVLRLRHLNINAIRDYSFRRLYRLKILEISHWPYLDTMTSNCLYGLNLTSLSITHCNLTSIPYVSLRHLVYLRFLNLSYNPISTIEGSMLHDLLRLQEIQLVGGQLTVVEPYAFRGLNYLRILNVSGNLLNTLEESAFHSVGNLETLIIDNNPLACDCRLLWIFRRRWRLNFNKRQPTCATPEFVQGKEFKDFSEALLPNYFICRRSRIRDRKPQQIFVDEGHTVQFICRADGDPPPAIMWLSPRKHLISTKTNGRLTVFPDGTLEVRYAQIQDNGTYLCIASNAGGNDTMLAHLHVRSYSPDWPHQPNKTFAFISNQPNESDANSTRATVPFPFDIKTLIIATTMGFISFLGVVLFCLVLLFLWSRGKGNTKHNIEIEYVPRKSDAGISSAADAPRKFNMKMI, encoded by the coding sequence GTGAAAGATAGGATGGTCGTGGGCGACTTGAGCATGTATAGCCCAATCCTGGCCTGCTGGCAGCCAATCCTGATCTTGATGTTGGGTTCCATCCTTTCAGGCTCTGCCACCGGCTGCCCGCCCCGCTGTGACTGTTCTGCCCAGGAACGCTCCGTGCTCTGTCACCGGAAGCGCTTCTTGACCGTCCCCGAGGGGATTCCTACCGAGACCAAACTTTTGGACCTGGGGAAGAACCGTATCAAGACTCTCAACCAGGATGAGTTTGCCAATTATCCTCACTTGGAGGAGCTGGAGCTAAACGAGAACATTATCAGTGCCATCGAGCCGGGAGCTTTCAACAATCTTTTCAACCTCAGGACTCTCGGTCTCAGGAGTAACCGGCTCAAACTCATCCCTCTCGGGGTGTTCACTGGACTCAGCAACCTGACCAAGTTGGACATTAGTGAGAATAAAATTGTGATCCTCCTGGATTATATGTTCCAGGATTTATACAACCTCAAGTCTTTGGAGGTTGGGGATAATGACCTGGTCTATATATCCCACCGGGCCTTTAGCGGCCTCAACAGCTTAGAGCAGCTGACGTTGGAAAAATGCAATTTGACTACCATCCCTACGGAAGCCCTTTCTCACTTGCACGGCTTAATTGTGCTCCGGTTGCGTCACCTGAACATCAACGCCATCAGGGATTACTCCTTTCGGAGGCTCTATAGACTCAAGATCCTCGAAATTTCACACTGGCCCTATTTAGATACCATGACGTCCAACTGCCTGTACGGACTGAACTTGACGTCCCTGTCCATCACCCACTGTAACTTGACCTCCATCCCTTACGTCTCCTTGAGGCACTTGGTCTATCTCAGGTTCCTGAACCTGTCCTACAATCCCATCTCCACCATCGAAGGGTCCATGCTCCATGACCTCCTCAGGCTTCAAGAGATCCAGCTGGTGGGCGGCCAGCTCACTGTGGTGGAACCGTACGCTTTTCGGGGCCTGAACTATCTGCGCATCTTGAACGTTTCGGGGAATCTCCTGAACACCTTGGAAGAGTCAGCCTTCCACTCTGTGGGGAACCTGGAGACGCTCATCATAGACAACAACCCCTTGGCCTGTGACTGTCGGCTCCTCTGGATTTTCCGCCGTCGCTGGAGGCTAAACTTCAACAAACGACAACCCACCTGTGCAACCCCGGAATTTGTCCAGGGGAAAGAGTTCAAGGACTTCTCCGAGGCTCTGCTGCCCAACTACTTCATCTGCCGCCGGTCTCGGATACGGGACCGCAAACCTCAGCAGATCTTTGTGGATGAGGGCCACACGGTGCAGTTCATCTGCCGGGCGGATGGAGACCCTCCTCCCGCCATCATGTGGCTCTCCCCAAGGAAGCACCTAATTTCTACCAAAACCAACGGGCGGCTCACCGTCTTCCCCGATGGCACTCTGGAGGTGCGCTACGCCCAGATCCAAGACAATGGCACCTACCTATGCATCGCCAGCAACGCCGGTGGCAATGACACCATGCTGGCCCACCTGCACGTCCGCAGCTACTCCCCGGATTGGCCCCACCAGCCCAACAAGACCTTTGCTTTCATCTCGAACCAGCCCAACGAGAGTGATGCCAACAGCACGCGCGCCACCGTGCCTTTCCCCTTTGACATCAAGACCCTCATCATTGCCACCACCATGGGCTTCATCTCCTTCCTGGGGGTCGTGCTCTTCTGCCTGGTGCTTCTTTTCCTCTGGAGCCGGGGCAAAGGCAATACCAAGCACAACATTGAGATCGAATACGTCCCACGCAAGTCGGACGCGGGCATCAGCTCGGCCGCTGACGCGCCACGCAAGTTCAATATGAAAATGATCTAA
- the LINGO1 gene encoding leucine-rich repeat and immunoglobulin-like domain-containing nogo receptor-interacting protein 1 isoform X1: MQVKDRMVVGDLSMYSPILACWQPILILMLGSILSGSATGCPPRCDCSAQERSVLCHRKRFLTVPEGIPTETKLLDLGKNRIKTLNQDEFANYPHLEELELNENIISAIEPGAFNNLFNLRTLGLRSNRLKLIPLGVFTGLSNLTKLDISENKIVILLDYMFQDLYNLKSLEVGDNDLVYISHRAFSGLNSLEQLTLEKCNLTTIPTEALSHLHGLIVLRLRHLNINAIRDYSFRRLYRLKILEISHWPYLDTMTSNCLYGLNLTSLSITHCNLTSIPYVSLRHLVYLRFLNLSYNPISTIEGSMLHDLLRLQEIQLVGGQLTVVEPYAFRGLNYLRILNVSGNLLNTLEESAFHSVGNLETLIIDNNPLACDCRLLWIFRRRWRLNFNKRQPTCATPEFVQGKEFKDFSEALLPNYFICRRSRIRDRKPQQIFVDEGHTVQFICRADGDPPPAIMWLSPRKHLISTKTNGRLTVFPDGTLEVRYAQIQDNGTYLCIASNAGGNDTMLAHLHVRSYSPDWPHQPNKTFAFISNQPNESDANSTRATVPFPFDIKTLIIATTMGFISFLGVVLFCLVLLFLWSRGKGNTKHNIEIEYVPRKSDAGISSAADAPRKFNMKMI; the protein is encoded by the coding sequence GTGAAAGATAGGATGGTCGTGGGCGACTTGAGCATGTATAGCCCAATCCTGGCCTGCTGGCAGCCAATCCTGATCTTGATGTTGGGTTCCATCCTTTCAGGCTCTGCCACCGGCTGCCCGCCCCGCTGTGACTGTTCTGCCCAGGAACGCTCCGTGCTCTGTCACCGGAAGCGCTTCTTGACCGTCCCCGAGGGGATTCCTACCGAGACCAAACTTTTGGACCTGGGGAAGAACCGTATCAAGACTCTCAACCAGGATGAGTTTGCCAATTATCCTCACTTGGAGGAGCTGGAGCTAAACGAGAACATTATCAGTGCCATCGAGCCGGGAGCTTTCAACAATCTTTTCAACCTCAGGACTCTCGGTCTCAGGAGTAACCGGCTCAAACTCATCCCTCTCGGGGTGTTCACTGGACTCAGCAACCTGACCAAGTTGGACATTAGTGAGAATAAAATTGTGATCCTCCTGGATTATATGTTCCAGGATTTATACAACCTCAAGTCTTTGGAGGTTGGGGATAATGACCTGGTCTATATATCCCACCGGGCCTTTAGCGGCCTCAACAGCTTAGAGCAGCTGACGTTGGAAAAATGCAATTTGACTACCATCCCTACGGAAGCCCTTTCTCACTTGCACGGCTTAATTGTGCTCCGGTTGCGTCACCTGAACATCAACGCCATCAGGGATTACTCCTTTCGGAGGCTCTATAGACTCAAGATCCTCGAAATTTCACACTGGCCCTATTTAGATACCATGACGTCCAACTGCCTGTACGGACTGAACTTGACGTCCCTGTCCATCACCCACTGTAACTTGACCTCCATCCCTTACGTCTCCTTGAGGCACTTGGTCTATCTCAGGTTCCTGAACCTGTCCTACAATCCCATCTCCACCATCGAAGGGTCCATGCTCCATGACCTCCTCAGGCTTCAAGAGATCCAGCTGGTGGGCGGCCAGCTCACTGTGGTGGAACCGTACGCTTTTCGGGGCCTGAACTATCTGCGCATCTTGAACGTTTCGGGGAATCTCCTGAACACCTTGGAAGAGTCAGCCTTCCACTCTGTGGGGAACCTGGAGACGCTCATCATAGACAACAACCCCTTGGCCTGTGACTGTCGGCTCCTCTGGATTTTCCGCCGTCGCTGGAGGCTAAACTTCAACAAACGACAACCCACCTGTGCAACCCCGGAATTTGTCCAGGGGAAAGAGTTCAAGGACTTCTCCGAGGCTCTGCTGCCCAACTACTTCATCTGCCGCCGGTCTCGGATACGGGACCGCAAACCTCAGCAGATCTTTGTGGATGAGGGCCACACGGTGCAGTTCATCTGCCGGGCGGATGGAGACCCTCCTCCCGCCATCATGTGGCTCTCCCCAAGGAAGCACCTAATTTCTACCAAAACCAACGGGCGGCTCACCGTCTTCCCCGATGGCACTCTGGAGGTGCGCTACGCCCAGATCCAAGACAATGGCACCTACCTATGCATCGCCAGCAACGCCGGTGGCAATGACACCATGCTGGCCCACCTGCACGTCCGCAGCTACTCCCCGGATTGGCCCCACCAGCCCAACAAGACCTTTGCTTTCATCTCGAACCAGCCCAACGAGAGTGATGCCAACAGCACGCGCGCCACCGTGCCTTTCCCCTTTGACATCAAGACCCTCATCATTGCCACCACCATGGGCTTCATCTCCTTCCTGGGGGTCGTGCTCTTCTGCCTGGTGCTTCTTTTCCTCTGGAGCCGGGGCAAAGGCAATACCAAGCACAACATTGAGATCGAATACGTCCCACGCAAGTCGGACGCGGGCATCAGCTCGGCCGCTGACGCGCCACGCAAGTTCAATATGAAAATGATCTAA
- the LINGO1 gene encoding leucine-rich repeat and immunoglobulin-like domain-containing nogo receptor-interacting protein 1 isoform X3: MVVGDLSMYSPILACWQPILILMLGSILSGSATGCPPRCDCSAQERSVLCHRKRFLTVPEGIPTETKLLDLGKNRIKTLNQDEFANYPHLEELELNENIISAIEPGAFNNLFNLRTLGLRSNRLKLIPLGVFTGLSNLTKLDISENKIVILLDYMFQDLYNLKSLEVGDNDLVYISHRAFSGLNSLEQLTLEKCNLTTIPTEALSHLHGLIVLRLRHLNINAIRDYSFRRLYRLKILEISHWPYLDTMTSNCLYGLNLTSLSITHCNLTSIPYVSLRHLVYLRFLNLSYNPISTIEGSMLHDLLRLQEIQLVGGQLTVVEPYAFRGLNYLRILNVSGNLLNTLEESAFHSVGNLETLIIDNNPLACDCRLLWIFRRRWRLNFNKRQPTCATPEFVQGKEFKDFSEALLPNYFICRRSRIRDRKPQQIFVDEGHTVQFICRADGDPPPAIMWLSPRKHLISTKTNGRLTVFPDGTLEVRYAQIQDNGTYLCIASNAGGNDTMLAHLHVRSYSPDWPHQPNKTFAFISNQPNESDANSTRATVPFPFDIKTLIIATTMGFISFLGVVLFCLVLLFLWSRGKGNTKHNIEIEYVPRKSDAGISSAADAPRKFNMKMI, from the coding sequence ATGGTCGTGGGCGACTTGAGCATGTATAGCCCAATCCTGGCCTGCTGGCAGCCAATCCTGATCTTGATGTTGGGTTCCATCCTTTCAGGCTCTGCCACCGGCTGCCCGCCCCGCTGTGACTGTTCTGCCCAGGAACGCTCCGTGCTCTGTCACCGGAAGCGCTTCTTGACCGTCCCCGAGGGGATTCCTACCGAGACCAAACTTTTGGACCTGGGGAAGAACCGTATCAAGACTCTCAACCAGGATGAGTTTGCCAATTATCCTCACTTGGAGGAGCTGGAGCTAAACGAGAACATTATCAGTGCCATCGAGCCGGGAGCTTTCAACAATCTTTTCAACCTCAGGACTCTCGGTCTCAGGAGTAACCGGCTCAAACTCATCCCTCTCGGGGTGTTCACTGGACTCAGCAACCTGACCAAGTTGGACATTAGTGAGAATAAAATTGTGATCCTCCTGGATTATATGTTCCAGGATTTATACAACCTCAAGTCTTTGGAGGTTGGGGATAATGACCTGGTCTATATATCCCACCGGGCCTTTAGCGGCCTCAACAGCTTAGAGCAGCTGACGTTGGAAAAATGCAATTTGACTACCATCCCTACGGAAGCCCTTTCTCACTTGCACGGCTTAATTGTGCTCCGGTTGCGTCACCTGAACATCAACGCCATCAGGGATTACTCCTTTCGGAGGCTCTATAGACTCAAGATCCTCGAAATTTCACACTGGCCCTATTTAGATACCATGACGTCCAACTGCCTGTACGGACTGAACTTGACGTCCCTGTCCATCACCCACTGTAACTTGACCTCCATCCCTTACGTCTCCTTGAGGCACTTGGTCTATCTCAGGTTCCTGAACCTGTCCTACAATCCCATCTCCACCATCGAAGGGTCCATGCTCCATGACCTCCTCAGGCTTCAAGAGATCCAGCTGGTGGGCGGCCAGCTCACTGTGGTGGAACCGTACGCTTTTCGGGGCCTGAACTATCTGCGCATCTTGAACGTTTCGGGGAATCTCCTGAACACCTTGGAAGAGTCAGCCTTCCACTCTGTGGGGAACCTGGAGACGCTCATCATAGACAACAACCCCTTGGCCTGTGACTGTCGGCTCCTCTGGATTTTCCGCCGTCGCTGGAGGCTAAACTTCAACAAACGACAACCCACCTGTGCAACCCCGGAATTTGTCCAGGGGAAAGAGTTCAAGGACTTCTCCGAGGCTCTGCTGCCCAACTACTTCATCTGCCGCCGGTCTCGGATACGGGACCGCAAACCTCAGCAGATCTTTGTGGATGAGGGCCACACGGTGCAGTTCATCTGCCGGGCGGATGGAGACCCTCCTCCCGCCATCATGTGGCTCTCCCCAAGGAAGCACCTAATTTCTACCAAAACCAACGGGCGGCTCACCGTCTTCCCCGATGGCACTCTGGAGGTGCGCTACGCCCAGATCCAAGACAATGGCACCTACCTATGCATCGCCAGCAACGCCGGTGGCAATGACACCATGCTGGCCCACCTGCACGTCCGCAGCTACTCCCCGGATTGGCCCCACCAGCCCAACAAGACCTTTGCTTTCATCTCGAACCAGCCCAACGAGAGTGATGCCAACAGCACGCGCGCCACCGTGCCTTTCCCCTTTGACATCAAGACCCTCATCATTGCCACCACCATGGGCTTCATCTCCTTCCTGGGGGTCGTGCTCTTCTGCCTGGTGCTTCTTTTCCTCTGGAGCCGGGGCAAAGGCAATACCAAGCACAACATTGAGATCGAATACGTCCCACGCAAGTCGGACGCGGGCATCAGCTCGGCCGCTGACGCGCCACGCAAGTTCAATATGAAAATGATCTAA